A region of the Sarcophilus harrisii chromosome 3, mSarHar1.11, whole genome shotgun sequence genome:
GGGGGAGGGAGGCTCCAGGCTGGCGCAGTGGCGGCAGTGCCAGGCCGCGGGGCCGGGGCGGGGGGGCAGGTAGTCCCAGCTGCCTGCCCGCCAGCCCCCCAGCTTGTCGACCGACCAGTAGCGGCCCAAGCGGTCGGCGTACGGGTAGAAGTCGGGCACCCACCAGGGTTCCAGGCCGGCCCCGGAGCCCGCCCCCAAGCTCTCCGAGTCATCCGAGTCGGATAATTCGAGGTCCAGGTAGGGGCAGGCCGGGGGTGGCGCCCGGCAGGGCGGGGGCGGAGGGGCCGCGGAGCTCCCCCCCGCGCCGGCCCCCCGGAGCAGGGGCTGGCTTTCCGGGTCCGAGCGGGGCCAGCGGCTCGGGCCGGGCTCGCCCCGTGACGCCTGGTGGCAGAGCGGGCGGGCGGGGGCAGGCGGGACGGGGTACCCGCGTGGCGGGGCGGGCTGGCCCGCTGACCCGCGCCCTGCCACGGCGGCGGGCAGGGAGGGGGGCGCTTCCCTGGGGCGGGGTGGCGAGGGGCCGGGCCGGGCGCGCACCCGGGCTCCCCAGGCCCCTGAGGCCCCGCGGGACCGTGAGTAGCGGTGGAAGCTGTCGGCCATGGCCCCGGGAAGGGGGGCACGGGGGGGGCCAGCGGCCTCAGGGGTGACCGGGACGGGGACGGGCCCGGGCCCCGAGGACGGCTTGGGCCGGCGCCAACGGTCCACCACGGCCCGCTCGCGGGGGAGGAAGGGGCCGGCGGCCGTGGGGGCTGGGGCCGGCCGGGGCCGGGTAGGCCGGGCTGGGCAGGGGCAGGGGCTGGGGGGGCAGGGGCTTGGCGGCCGGGGGGGCGGCGTCGGCGCTGCAACAGCTGTACATGCCCTGCAGGGGAGACAGGAGAGCGAGCCCGCTCAGCCCCGGCGGGCGGCCCGGACCCCCCGCGGCCAGAGTGGCCCCCGGCCCGGGCTCACCCTGGAGAAGGCCAGCAGGAAGTCCAGGTGGTGGGTGGGCCCCAGGCAGTGGCGCAGCCTCCAGTAGACCAGGTGCTCCCAGGCGAAGACCAGCAGGGACAGGCCCATGGCCACCAGCAGCATGTAGAAGACCCCCGCCATGTTGTCGATGTCCAGCTTGCTGCTCATGACCTCGATCTTGTCGTTGTGGCAGATCCCGGACAGCCACAGGCGCTCCAGCATCTCGATCTCATCTGAGGGGGGCCCGGGCTCAAGCCCAACCCGGCCACCCCCCCGCGCCCCCGCCCGGCCGCCCCCTCCCGGACCCCCGGGCCGCCCGGCTCACCGTCCCCCAGGAACTGCAGCAGGGCCAGGTCGATGGGCCGCTTCCAGCGGGAGCCCTTCTGCAGGGCGATGCCGTAGCCCGTGGTGGCAAAGACCTTGCCCGAGCCGATGGTCACCAGCTTGCAGCCCTCGTCCTTCCGGGCCATGTAGTTCAGGACGGCGGCGTCGTAGATGAAGGCGTCCAGCTTCCTGGGGGCCGGGCCGGGGGGGACGGGTCAGCCCTGGGACCCACAGGGGGGCTCCCCACCAGCAGCCCTGACTTCCCCGAACATGGGCCCCCCATGTTCTCTTGGGCTCTCTTGGTGTCTGAgacagatggggagagagaggccCCTCGGGGCCGGGGAGGGACAAGCTCTCTTGGGGTCTGGGACAGATGGGCCCCCAGGGCCAGGGAGGGATGGGCCCCCCGGGGCCGGGGAGGGATGGCCCCCTTGGGTAGGGGAGGCATGGGCCCCCGGGACCGGGGAGAGATGGGCCCCCTGAGGTAGGGGAGGTTTGGGCCCCCCCCCCGGGGTAGGGGAAGGATGGGCCCCCCCGGGGTAGGGGAGGGATGGGCCCCCGGGGCCAGGGAGGGATGGGCCCCCTGAGGTAGGGGAGGGATGGGCCCCCGGGGCCGGGCAGCGTGGGCCCCCACGGTGCTGGCCGCTGGCCCGAGGCTACCCTATGTCCGGCAGGCCCTAACGCCCTCCCTGAGCCCCCTCCTGGGCCCAGCACTGACCCGGCCTTCAGCTGGATCAGGGCCTCCTCCACACGGGGCTGGTTGTAGCGCACCATGTAGTTGTACATGGCCTCGTAGTTGCTGCGAATGTTCTTCTCGGTGGAGCCGTTGGGCACGGTCCCAAAGCGCAGGGGCGGGTACTGCTCCTGGGGCCGCTGGAACTGTGGGGGAGAGGCGCGGCTGAGCAGGCCGCCGGGGGGGCGCAGCCGCCTCGCCCCCCGCCCCCGGCGCCACCCCCACCTTGCGGTCGCTCAGTCCGGACACGGTGTCCACGTACTCCTCCTGGATCATGAAGGCCGCCAGGTTGGCCGTGTAGCTGGCCAGGAAGATGACGGCAAAGAAGGCCCAGACCAGCACCATGATCTTGCTGGTGGTGCCCCGGGGGTTCTCCACAGGCACCGAGTTGTTGAAGACCAGGGCCCAGAGGAGCCAGATGGACTTTCCTATGGTGAAGGTTGAGCCACCAGGACCTGAGGAGAGACGGGGGCCCTCAGCTGGGCCGCCCTCGGGCCGGGGGCCACAAGATGGAGCGGGTGCTGGGGGCCACAGGGGGGAGCGGGGCCGCCCTTGGGCCGGGGAGCGGGCGCTGGGGGCCACAGGAGGGCCCCGGACCGTCGGCTGGCAGGGAGCTGGGCCAGGACACTCACGCTTGCCGGTGGCCAGGCTGCGGTTGTAGCCGACGGGACTGAGGTACTCAAAGATGAAGACGGTGACGGCCACCACGGTCAGACACATGACAAACATCATGACCCAAACGGCGGGACTGTAGGGCTCTGCGGGGCAGGCAGGAGGTTGTTACATCCACTCCCCTGCTGCCAAGCCCCCTCCACTGCGTGCCCTGAGCCCAGGCCACAGGATGCACCCGAGGCTCCCACACTCACGGGGCAGAGAGACCCCGGGCGCAGGGGGCTCGGCCTCTGGGGCCCCTGGCCCGTCAGGGAGGCCGCCCCTTGGGCACCCTGGCCCCAAACCACAGGGCCCTGGCCTCCCGCCCTTGCCCTTCTGGCCCCCGCCCACAGGGGGCATCCCATGACGATGACCGGCTCCCCCCCAGGGCCTCGGATCCCTCCCAGCGCCTCACCTTCTCTCACCCTGAGCCCCATGGCTCACTGTCATCCCCCCACATCCCACGTCATCCCCCCCACGTCCCTGTGGACAACGTGGCCGAGCCCCACCTCCGCCCCACCACTTTCCAAAGGCCTCCAGCGGGCAGCCTTCAGAGCCTCCCCCGTTCCTTCTCCCCAAGGCCCGGCGCCTCTGCTGCTGTGTTGGGTCCTTCCTTTCAGTATGTGGGGGGCAGGCGGCTCTGGGCTCCTCTGCTCCCCTGGCCCCGTTTGGGGTGCCCCTTGCTTGCCAGCTCCCACCAGAATACACGGGGCACCTATCACGGCCCCCACCCCGGTCTGCGGGCTCCAAGGAGTCTTCAGAAGAAGCTCCTGTAGGGGCTAGGAGGGCCCTGCTCTGTCCTGGCcctgggggggggaaggggggacaTCCCTTCTGTGGCCTGAGGGCCAAGACCCTGtacaccccccccccctcagGGCCGCCTCCTTCCAGCTGggagctccttgggggcagggagtCTCTGAGCTCCGGTGGAGCCCCAAACTCACCCAAGAAGGCGGAGGGCGACACCGTGCCATTGCTCCTGGCCACCATGACGCTGATGCCCGTCTCCACAAAGGGCACGGAGAAGTCGACGATTTCTGACCTCTCCTCGTTGATGGTGAGGGAGCCGATGGCCATGTCCGCCCGCTGGTAGAAAACCTTGGCCCGGAGCCagtcaaaagaaagagaagggatggggagccaaaggaggagaaagggggcaggaggggagaggaggggagagggtcAAGGGCAGAAGTGGAggaaaatcagaaggaaagatGGCAACATGGGGCTAGGAGAGGGGGGCCCTGGCCCTTGTCAGTGGAGGAGGGCTGGGAGAGACAAGCTCCTGGTCCTTGTTGGGGGCGGATGGGGGGGACGAGCCCTTGGCCCTTGTCAGTGGGGGGCTGGGCCCCTGGCCCTTgtcagtgggggggggggggctggggggcGGGCCCCTGGTCCGGGTTAGCCCTCTCCTGCCCTCCAGGCCGGACCCACCTCCCCGATCATGCCGTTCCAGACGCCATCGATCTTCTTCCCGTGTTTGCCGTTGGTGACGAGGTAGAGGTCGTAGCTGAAGCCGATAGTCTGGGCCAGTCGCTTGAGGATGTCGATGCAGAAGCCTTTGCAGCAGCGCTTTTCTGTCAGCATCTGGCGGGGGCCAGGGGAGAAGGCAGCCAGGGTCGGGGGTCCTCCCGTGACCTCTTGTGAACTGTTTGTGTTTTAGTGTTACTTTGCTGTTTCAGGTTTTGCTTGGCTGAGGGTGCTTGCAGTTTTTCGTGCTTGTGGATGGCTGGGGAGGCTGTTTTGCAGGTTGGGCGTTTTTGGCATTTGCTGGTGTATTGTTGTGAGAAATTAGGAAGGTGGATTAAGGGAGGTGGCATGGTTTGGTGAATTTTGTATTTTGGTTTGGTTATGAGTGTGGATggggtttgctttttctttggcatgttttttttgtttttgatattggGAGGTTTTGGTGGTTTGGCATTTTGCTTTGTTAGTTTAGCATTTTCTTTGTGGTTTTATTGGTTGTTTTGCtggtgttttattttacttttggttATTTTGGGTTTGATGAGGGGGGTTTTGGTGTTTTGCCTTTGGGAAGACGGGTGTTCAGAGGATGGGGTTTTTGCTTTGGGATGAAGTTGTTTGTGCTGTTTTTGTGTTTGGTGGCGATGGTTGTTTGTGAGCGTTATTGCTGGGAGATGTGTGTTTTGGGCGTTTTTGCTAGTGTGATGAGTTTTCTCTACTGTGTGAATTGTTGGTTTGGGTGGGTGTTGTGCTTATGGGGCAGCGGGTGGGGGACATTTTTGGTTGTTTTGCGGGCATTGTTAGGGAGGTTTAAAGTAGATGTTTTTGGGAATTTTGGGGAGGGATGGGGGCGCttgggaagaagaggggaggggcaGTTGGATGTTATGGCTGAATGAGATTTTGGGGCGGCATGTACGGGAAAGAAGCGGGGTGGATTTGGGGTGTGACGGTTTGCGCttttgggagagagggaggggttTGGGTTTGGAGTTGTTGGTGGGTAGAGAGAGACATGGGTAGGTACGTGAGTATATTGGGGTGGGTGAGTATGGTGGTGGCATTGCTGGGGTATTGTTGGTATAGACATTATATGGGTACAGAGTACTATTGTGTTGGTGGTTGTTTGTGGTTGTATTATTGGGGCAGAATATTGTTGGTAGGTACATTGTTAAAGGTATGGTGTACTGTTGGTGGGGTATTATTGGTGGTATGGGAGTATTATTGCAGGTATGAGTATTATTGTGGGGTATAGAGTATTGTTGGTGGGTACTTGTTAGGGGTACAGAGTATTGTTGGTGGGTATGGAGGAGTTATGAGTACAGAGCATTGTTGGTATAGAATATTACGGTAGTGTATAGAGTATTGCTGGGGCAAGGTATATTGCTGCTGGGTATGGTGGCATTGCTGGGCATTGCTAGGGTATGGGAGGCTATTGGGGCATTGCTGGTACAGAGTACTATGTGGTGGGTATTGTTGGTGGTGGCAGAGTATTATTGTTGGGTATATTATTGGTAGGTATAGAATATTAGGCATAGAGTATTGCTGTTGGTATGGTGGCATTGTTGTTGCATTGCATATTGTGGGCATTTACAGGTGGTACAGAGTATTGCTAGGTAGAATATTGTCAGTAGGTATAGAATACTATTAGGCAGAGTATTATTTGGTGTATAGAGTATTGGTGGGTATTATTATGGCATGGAGTATTAG
Encoded here:
- the GRIN2D gene encoding LOW QUALITY PROTEIN: glutamate receptor ionotropic, NMDA 2D (The sequence of the model RefSeq protein was modified relative to this genomic sequence to represent the inferred CDS: inserted 4 bases in 2 codons); its protein translation is MGRYFMNISWDNRDYSFNEDGFLVNPSLVVISLTKDRTWEVVRKGPRRAAAGVGVGGAGSQGAGRRARSQEMLTEKRCCKGFCIDILKRLAQTIGFSYDLYLVTNGKHGKKIDGVWNGMIGEVFYQRADMAIGSLTINEERSEIVDFSVPFVETGISVMVARSNGTVSPSAFLEPYSPAVWVMMFVMCLTVVAVTVFIFEYLSPVGYNRSLATGKRPGGSTFTIGKSIWLLWALVFNNSVPVENPRGTTSKIMVLVWAFFAVIFLASYTANLAAFMIQEEYVDTVSGLSDRKFQRPQEQYPPLRFGTVPNGSTEKNIRSNYEAMYNYMVRYNQPRVEEALIQLKAGKLDAFIYDAAVLNYMARKDEGCKLVTIGSGKVFATTGYGIALQKGSRWKRPIDLALLQFLGDDEIEMLERLWLSGICHNDKIEVMSSKLDIDNMAGVFYMLLVAMGLSLLVFAWEHLVYWRLRHCLGPTHHLDFLLAFSRGMYSCCSADAAPPAAKPLPPQPLPLPSPAYPAXRPAPAPTAAGPFLPRERAVVDRWRRPKPSSGPGPVPVPVTPEAAGPPRAPLPGAMADSFHRYSRSRGASGAWGARVRARPGPSPPRPREAPPSLPAAVAGRGSAGQPAPPRGYPVPPAPARPLCHQASRGEPGPSRWPRSDPESQPLLRGAGAGGSSAAPPPPPCRAPPPACPYLDLELSDSDDSESLGAGSGAGLEPWWVPDFYPYADRLGRYWSVDKLGGWRAGSWDYLPPRPGPAAWHCRHCASLEXLPPPRHLSCSHDGLDGGWWAPHHPPPPPWAAGPHRRRPRCRCPRGHRAPSRRSGPAPHRRRHAGLWDLPPPAPTSRSLEDLSTCPRVASAHGRHSRRCPHASHWGPVPRRHRGGDLGTRRGSAHFSSLESEV